CCGTGGAGCTGTCGTGTCACGGCGGGCGCGTCGTGCTGGGGCGCGTGCTGCGGGCGGTCGTGGCGGCGGGGGCGCGTCCGGCGGGGCCGGGTGAGTTCACGCTGCGCGCGTTCCTCAACGGACGGATGGACCTCGCGCAGGCCGAGGCGGTGCAGGAGCTGATCGCCGCCGAGAGCGAGCTGGGCGCCCGGGTGGCCGCCGAACAGCTCAGCGGGCGGCTCTCGCGCGTTGTCGGCGGGCTGCGCGACGGGCTGGTCGAGGCCCTTGCCGAGATTGAGGCGGCCATCGACTTTCCCGATGAGGACATCGACGTAACGGACCAGGACGCTCTGCTAGTCAGACTGCGTGCACTGCGGACTGAAACGCGGTCGCTGCTCGAGACGTTCGAGGAGGGGCGCCGCGTGCGCGAGGGCGTGCACGTGGTGATCGCCGGGAGGCCGAACGTCGGCAAGTCGAGCCTCATGAACGCGCTGCTCGACGAGGAGCGGGCGATCGTCACCGCGGAGCCGGGCACGACACGCGACGTACTGCGAGAGTCGCTCATCTACCAGGGTGTGGCGCTGACGATCGCGGACACGGCGGGGATACGCGCGCCGCGTGGCGCGGCCGAGACCGAGGGTGTGCGCCGCAGCCGCGAGGCGCTCGCGCAGGCCGATCTCGTGTTGTTTGTGCTCGATGGCTCGGCGCCGCTCGACGAGTCCGATCGCCAGATCGCCGCCGGACTTGCGGGACGGCCGGTGATCGCGGTACTCAACAAGAGCGACCTGCCGCCGCGGGCGAACGTGATCGAGCTTGGCCAGGGCCTTGCCCCGGAGTGCGTGGTGCAGACATCGGCTCTGAAGAAAACGGGGCTGCACGAGCTCAAGGAGGCCGTTGTCGAGCGGGCGTGGCCGTCGGGGTTGCCCCACCATGGCGGGGTGCTTGTGACGCAGGCGCGCCACCGCGCTGCGCTTGTCCGGGCTGAAGCGGCCCTTGGACGGACGGCGGACATCGTTGAGGACGGCGCCGGCCTGGAACTGGCGGCCGTCGAGGCGCGCGAGGCGCTCGACGCGCTCGGAGAGATCATCGGCGCTGTGACGACGGACGACATTCTCAACACGATCTTCTCGAAGTTCTGCATCGGCAAGTAAGGGAGAGCGCAATGACGGCGAACTGTTGGCGAAGGGTGCTTGTGATCATCGCGGCGCTTTGGTGTGCGGGCGCCGCGTGGGCGGGGGAGGACTCGGATCCCGCCGCAGCCGACCTCCCGATCGACGAGTGGCAGGTGCTGCTCATGCAGGGCCAGCGCGTCGGCCATATTCACATCGCCTCGTACCTGGACGGCGACGACGTGGTGACCAAGACGAGCACGTCACTGACGCTCACGCGGCTCGGCTCGGAAGCGCGCGTCCAGGTGGCCGAAACGTACCGGGAGCGGCTCGACGGCACCCCGCTGTCGTTCTCGACGATACAGAGGACCGGCATGATCGCCGTGCAGCACGAGGGCGCGATCAAGGATGGCAAACTCCATCTCGTGACGATCCAGGGCGAGCGGCGCCGCGAGAGCGAGCACGATTGGGACGCCGAGGCGCTGTTTCCGCACGCGCTGCACCTCAAGCAGCAGTCGCTCACGTATGAACCGGGCGAGGAGCTCACGGTCAAGGTGTACTCCCCCGACATCTCGCCGACCAAGCCGACCACCATGCGCCTCAAGGTGATCGGCAAAGAGACCGTCGATGTGCTCGGCATCGCGGTCGAGGCGACGAAGATCGAGGCGCGTGTCGCCGGCCTGACCGGGATGACGGAAACGTCGTGGGTCGATGCGAAGGGCAATCCGCTCGTGACGTCGATCCCGTTGTTTGACACGCGCGCGGTGCGTTGCACGAAGGAGTACGCGCTC
This portion of the Verrucomicrobiota bacterium genome encodes:
- the mnmE gene encoding tRNA uridine-5-carboxymethylaminomethyl(34) synthesis GTPase MnmE, with amino-acid sequence VELSCHGGRVVLGRVLRAVVAAGARPAGPGEFTLRAFLNGRMDLAQAEAVQELIAAESELGARVAAEQLSGRLSRVVGGLRDGLVEALAEIEAAIDFPDEDIDVTDQDALLVRLRALRTETRSLLETFEEGRRVREGVHVVIAGRPNVGKSSLMNALLDEERAIVTAEPGTTRDVLRESLIYQGVALTIADTAGIRAPRGAAETEGVRRSREALAQADLVLFVLDGSAPLDESDRQIAAGLAGRPVIAVLNKSDLPPRANVIELGQGLAPECVVQTSALKKTGLHELKEAVVERAWPSGLPHHGGVLVTQARHRAALVRAEAALGRTADIVEDGAGLELAAVEAREALDALGEIIGAVTTDDILNTIFSKFCIGK